The following coding sequences lie in one Bdellovibrionales bacterium genomic window:
- a CDS encoding FHA domain-containing protein, with protein sequence MLFKREASQFPLIIGRKAPADIIIENAFVSNSHCRLSKVGEKFLFEDLNSTNGSFVGRKKVESFEIDDLANIRIGTEIFLFFSVPVQDLEIEEKTRVPIPPTTRDDILVRQPQAFTLMEHNYKRYQFFREVDLDHFLLPFMDLSYKSFLTLYFMAGTLFATLFQVTFEQRSPVLAAIDTLIHLTIFLLVMLVLAGLLTLPGWLAKRGSSFKRIYFVLIIWFLIVHFEKYVLLPFTVSSTTGLVFKILCHSFLILGALLVQYVFFGSIIDRKVVPRLTLLLLGMLIIPAAFDLIDHKNLDQKSLREIYERDAVGFISRVPMPEQSVDEATAALMDFDKTLRAPAQTKSNQ encoded by the coding sequence GTGCTCTTTAAAAGAGAGGCCAGCCAATTTCCTTTGATCATCGGCCGAAAGGCTCCGGCGGATATCATCATTGAGAATGCTTTCGTTTCGAATTCGCATTGTCGCTTGAGCAAGGTCGGAGAAAAATTCCTATTCGAAGATTTAAATAGCACCAACGGCTCGTTTGTCGGACGCAAAAAAGTCGAATCTTTTGAGATCGACGACCTTGCCAATATCCGAATTGGGACCGAAATCTTTCTGTTCTTCTCTGTTCCTGTTCAAGACCTCGAAATCGAAGAGAAAACTCGGGTACCGATTCCTCCTACAACGAGAGACGATATTTTAGTTCGGCAACCCCAAGCGTTTACGCTTATGGAGCACAACTACAAACGTTATCAATTTTTTAGGGAGGTCGATCTCGATCACTTTCTCCTTCCTTTTATGGATCTAAGCTATAAAAGCTTTCTCACTTTGTACTTTATGGCAGGAACACTGTTTGCGACTCTATTCCAAGTGACTTTTGAGCAGAGATCTCCAGTACTCGCAGCAATAGATACGTTAATTCACCTTACGATCTTCCTTTTAGTTATGCTAGTTCTGGCCGGACTTCTTACTCTGCCGGGATGGCTGGCAAAGCGTGGAAGCTCGTTTAAAAGGATCTACTTTGTTCTCATCATTTGGTTTCTAATTGTGCACTTTGAAAAATATGTGCTTTTACCGTTTACGGTTTCGTCGACGACAGGTCTTGTGTTTAAGATCCTTTGCCATTCGTTTTTGATTCTTGGTGCTCTTCTCGTGCAATACGTGTTTTTTGGTTCTATCATCGATAGGAAAGTAGTACCCCGTTTGACGTTATTGCTCTTAGGCATGCTCATTATTCCCGCTGCTTTTGATCTTATTGACCATAAAAATTTAGATCAAAAATCTCTAAGAGAAATTTATGAGCGTGACGCTGTTGGTTTTATCAGTCGGGTGCCGATGCCAGAGCAGTCGGTGGACGAAGCCACCGCGGCGCTGATGGACTTTGATAAAACCCTTCGCGCCCCGGCTCAAACCAAATCTAATCAATAG
- a CDS encoding serine protease encodes MPWILFFIFSFTVSLSPAEELPTLLENTASVEKIEADVLYEKYKNLVTRILVRGQKSTDRKSQGTAFVVNGNDGILMTSYRLVADKVTNASKYNVSISYLNSEIPVDIIYVDIVTDLALLKTSQGVQFPSQLKISNLALSASGEIIYSMGFPIDQKLNIMIGSFVGTVHIGYSKVSQATLALAPGMEGGPCFNDKGEVVGVNRTLEKDSTTNTTLSTLTNLSHIHSMLNNGLKKGSDKFYISKVPLIEQILYNINSYEKFYQRNPTQTHPEFKIEHLNFSFPVSGIHCEKSVRGKEKATYLACKNDSVSYLGKNLRAFSFSTEAYLNIVSSIAKNENAYSFEKKSAEIERELRGFVDRRPSSQSPNASTLGSKMYCNFHHIRNKNDTHIIARLCSRPIPNFPGLYVTFVKTDVMDSKQRRISFNTTIQSMSMEKTASILNYFWNSIYEDKKN; translated from the coding sequence GTGCCGTGGATTCTTTTTTTTATATTTAGTTTTACCGTCTCTCTTTCTCCGGCGGAGGAGTTGCCAACCCTTTTGGAAAACACCGCGAGTGTCGAAAAAATTGAGGCCGATGTTTTATATGAAAAATATAAAAATCTTGTCACTCGAATTTTAGTTCGCGGTCAAAAGAGTACAGATCGGAAGAGTCAGGGAACGGCTTTTGTAGTCAACGGAAATGATGGGATTTTGATGACGTCCTATCGACTAGTTGCTGATAAAGTCACAAACGCTTCCAAATACAATGTCTCAATCAGCTATCTCAATTCAGAAATACCCGTTGATATCATCTATGTGGATATCGTGACGGACCTCGCGTTACTAAAGACTTCTCAGGGAGTCCAATTTCCGAGTCAACTTAAAATTTCTAACTTAGCGCTCTCCGCCTCCGGCGAAATTATTTACTCAATGGGTTTCCCGATCGATCAAAAACTCAACATCATGATCGGAAGCTTTGTAGGCACAGTGCATATTGGCTACTCCAAAGTGAGCCAAGCGACACTGGCTCTCGCGCCAGGAATGGAGGGCGGTCCTTGTTTTAATGACAAAGGTGAAGTCGTTGGCGTCAATCGAACTTTAGAGAAGGACTCCACCACCAACACGACCCTTTCCACGCTTACCAATCTCTCCCATATTCACTCCATGCTTAATAATGGGCTCAAGAAGGGTTCCGACAAATTCTATATCTCTAAAGTTCCATTGATCGAACAAATTCTATACAACATCAACTCCTACGAAAAGTTTTATCAGCGAAATCCTACACAAACTCATCCAGAGTTCAAAATTGAACACCTGAACTTCTCTTTTCCAGTAAGTGGCATCCATTGCGAAAAAAGTGTTCGTGGGAAAGAAAAAGCGACTTATCTCGCCTGCAAGAACGATAGTGTTTCCTACTTAGGAAAAAATCTTCGCGCATTTTCGTTCTCAACTGAGGCTTATCTCAATATAGTCTCTTCCATCGCCAAAAATGAAAATGCATACTCGTTTGAAAAAAAATCCGCAGAGATCGAAAGAGAGCTTCGCGGCTTCGTCGATAGAAGACCCTCGTCGCAATCACCGAACGCCTCGACTCTGGGATCCAAAATGTACTGTAATTTTCACCACATTAGAAACAAAAATGATACCCACATAATCGCGCGATTGTGTAGTCGCCCAATCCCCAACTTCCCCGGCCTATATGTTACATTTGTAAAAACAGATGTGATGGATAGCAAGCAACGAAGGATTTCTTTTAACACCACAATTCAATCCATGAGTATGGAAAAAACAGCCTCAATCTTAAATTATTTTTGGAATAGTATCTATGAAGACAAAAAAAATTAG
- a CDS encoding NAD(P)/FAD-dependent oxidoreductase, translating into MLIAHPTQHRDKKIVVIIGGGFAGLNAAKTLSRNSDTYVILVDQRNHHLFQPLLYQVATAGLNAADIAVPIRSQFAHIKNVEVHWAKVTDVDLKNRKISSKIDQWELAYDYLIIACGAQHSYFAHPEWESFAPGLKTLEQATEIRRRILSTFENAENELDPEKQKPLLNFVVVGGGPTGVELAGAIADISRTVLINDFKRVDPSQANIILVEAGDRILSSFSEDLSAKAEKDLKELGVDVRTSSRVNNITAEGVQIGDTFIASQCVFWAAGVQATQLNIHPPLEMDRAGRILVNKDLTVSEFKNVFVTGDMAAFDIAPGKTLPGLAPVAIQQGRHAAQLIKADLRGQKDRPEFKYNDKGQMATIGKNRAVLISGKLKLSGRLAWLAWLFVHVFYLIGFKNRVAVMAQWAWSYLFSKRGARLITDREWRLKK; encoded by the coding sequence ATGCTTATTGCTCATCCCACCCAACATCGTGATAAAAAAATAGTCGTCATCATCGGGGGTGGGTTTGCCGGTCTTAACGCGGCAAAAACCTTAAGTCGAAATTCAGACACCTACGTCATTCTCGTCGATCAGAGAAATCATCATCTGTTTCAGCCTCTTTTGTATCAAGTGGCAACGGCGGGCCTCAACGCCGCAGACATTGCGGTGCCTATACGGAGTCAGTTTGCTCATATTAAAAATGTCGAAGTTCATTGGGCGAAGGTCACCGACGTCGATTTAAAGAATCGGAAAATCAGTTCTAAAATCGATCAGTGGGAACTGGCCTATGATTATTTGATCATCGCCTGCGGAGCTCAGCACAGCTATTTTGCCCATCCCGAATGGGAAAGCTTTGCTCCTGGACTCAAAACATTAGAACAAGCCACAGAGATTCGTCGCCGAATTTTATCGACGTTTGAGAATGCGGAAAATGAATTAGACCCCGAAAAACAAAAACCGCTGTTAAATTTTGTGGTTGTGGGTGGAGGCCCGACCGGCGTTGAACTGGCTGGAGCTATCGCCGATATCAGTCGCACAGTTCTCATCAACGACTTTAAACGCGTCGATCCTTCTCAAGCGAATATTATTCTTGTAGAAGCGGGCGATCGAATTTTGTCGTCTTTTTCTGAGGATCTTTCTGCAAAGGCCGAAAAAGATTTAAAAGAACTGGGAGTGGATGTTCGAACCTCCTCTCGAGTGAATAATATCACCGCGGAGGGCGTGCAAATTGGCGACACCTTTATTGCCTCTCAATGCGTGTTCTGGGCGGCGGGTGTGCAGGCGACACAATTAAATATTCATCCTCCGCTCGAGATGGATCGGGCTGGGCGTATCTTAGTCAATAAAGACCTCACTGTTTCCGAATTTAAAAATGTTTTTGTCACTGGAGACATGGCCGCTTTTGACATCGCACCCGGGAAAACTCTCCCCGGTTTAGCTCCTGTGGCCATACAGCAAGGTCGACACGCAGCTCAACTCATCAAAGCGGATCTTCGTGGCCAAAAAGACAGACCGGAATTTAAGTACAATGACAAAGGTCAAATGGCGACCATCGGTAAGAATAGAGCGGTTTTAATTTCGGGAAAATTAAAACTCTCTGGACGATTGGCCTGGCTCGCTTGGTTGTTTGTTCATGTTTTTTACCTCATCGGCTTTAAGAATCGCGTGGCCGTAATGGCGCAATGGGCGTGGTCTTATTTGTTTTCTAAGCGCGGAGCGCGATTGATTACCGACCGGGAATGGCGACTTAAAAAGTAA